One segment of Carya illinoinensis cultivar Pawnee chromosome 13, C.illinoinensisPawnee_v1, whole genome shotgun sequence DNA contains the following:
- the LOC122292618 gene encoding embryo-specific protein ATS3A-like produces the protein MEGTGLPGHMYVFWRQTRTTKMKNSRGSFLSYCCVLLLLSLLAGGQSPPPETKNNCTYAVTIETTCTRGAETSNHVSVRFGDTNSNDILVRHLNSKHVGRVDPLEPDVLDDVPIKPFQACVVDEFQVKSQCVKSPICYLYLKLTGADDWRPGFAQVRVLEGSHLSSDYFYFRVYLPRNAWHGFDVCDKEVTLFGIKHNRKVFVKKPYQVLY, from the exons atggaagGTACTGGCCTGCCGGGTCATATGTACGTGTTTTGGCGGCAAACGAGAACGACGAAGATGAAGAATTCCAGGGGATCGTTCTTGTCATACTGCTGCGTGTTATTATTGCTTTCTTTACTTGCCGGAGGTCAAAGTCCGCCACCGGAAACcaag AACAACTGCACCTACGCAGTCACCATAGAGACAACTTGCACAAGGGGAGCCGAAACCTCAAACCATGTGAGCGTAAGATTTGGTGACACAAATTCAAATGACATACTGGTCCGGCACCTCAATTCCAAACACGTAGGGAGGGTTGATCCATTGGAGCCTGATGTCCTCGACGACGTGCCCATAAAGCCATTTCAAGCATGCGTGGTAGACGAATTCCAAGTTAAGAGTCAGTGCGTAAAATCTCCCATTTGCTACCTATACCTGAAGCTCACCGGAGCCGATGATTGGAGACCAGGTTTTGCACAGGTTAGGGTGCTAGAGGGCTCTCATCTCAGCTCGGATTATTTCTATTTTCGTGTATACTTGCCTAGGAATGCATGGCATGGTTTTGATGTGTGCGATAAGGAGGTCACTCTTTTTGGGATCAAGCACAACAGGAAGGTCTTTGTTAAGAAGCCATATCAAGTTCTATATTAA
- the LOC122291347 gene encoding laccase-17-like, with product MGISLLCSPAIPRVFLFSLIAWCLLPELALAGGVTRHYKFDVKLQNVTRLCHTKSIVTINGQFPGPRIVAREGDHLLIKVANHVQNNISIHWHGIRQLQTGWADGPAYVTQCPIQTGQSYLYNFTIFGQRGTLFWHAHISWLRSTVYGPLIILPKRGVPYPFAKPYKEVPLIFGEWWNADPEEVISQALQTGGGPNVSDAYTINGLPGPLYNCSARDTFKLKVKPGKTYLLRLINAALNDELFFSIANHTLTVVEADAVYVKPFETDTILIAPGQTTNVLLKTKSHFPNATFFMTARPYVTGLGTFDNTTVSGILQYDLFPSKTLSTISIKKFPLYKPVLPPLNDTSFAANFTSRLRSLASFQFPANVPHKVDKRFFFTIGLGTSPCDQQNHTCQGPNGTRFAASVNNVSFSLPTTALLQAHFFGQSNGIYSPDFPSSPRIPFNYTGNPPNNTMVSNGTKMVILPYNTSVELIMQDTSILGAESHPLHLHGFNFFVIGQGFGNFDPNKDPANYNLADPVERNTVGVPSGGWVAIRFQADNPGVWFMHCHLEIHTSWGLKMGWVVLDGKLPNQKLLPPPADLPKC from the exons ATGGGTATTTCTCTTCTCTGCTCACCAGCAATTCCCAGGGTGTTTCTCTTCTCATTGATTGCATGGTGTCTCCTTCCTGAGCTTGCACTTGCAGGAGGCGTTACCAGGCACTACAAGTTTGAT GTCAAATTACAAAATGTAACACGATTGTGCCACACGAAGAGCATAGTTACAATAAACGGGCAATTTCCTGGGCCTCGCATTGTAGCTAGGGAGGGTGACCACCTTCTTATAAAAGTGGCTAACCATGTCCAGAACAACATCTCCATtcattg gcaTGGGATTCGACAGCTTCAAACAGGGTGGGCTGATGGGCCAGCATATGTGACTCAATGTCCCATACAAACTGGCCAGAGTTATCTGTACAACTTCACCATCTTTGGTCAGAGAGGCACCCTTTTCTGGCATGCCCACATATCATGGCTAAGGTCAACTGTCTATGGTCCTCTAATCATTCTTCCCAAGCGTGGTGTCCCTTACCCATTTGCCAAACCCTACAAGGAAGTTCCCCTTATCTTCG GGGAGTGGTGGAATGCAGATCCCGAGGAAGTCATTAGCCAAGCCTTGCAAACAGGAGGTGGTCCAAATGTCTCTGATGCCTATACTATTAATGGACTTCCAGGGCCATTGTATAACTGCTCCGCCAGAG ACACATTCAAACTGAAGGTGAAGCCCGGGAAGACATACCTCCTCCGCTTAATCAACGCAGCACTCAATGACGAGCTCTTTTTCAGCATTGCAAACCACACCCTCACAGTCGTCGAAGCCGATGCTGTTTATGTTAAACCTTTTGAGACTGACACTATTCTTATAGCCCCGGGACAGACCACAAATGTTCTTCTGAAGACCAAATCCCACTTCCCAAATGCCACATTCTTCATGACTGCTAGGCCATACGTTACTGGTCTTGGCACTTTCGACAATACTACTGTCTCTGGGATCTTACAATATGACTTATTTCCATCTAAAACCCTCTCAACCATCTCCATTAAAAAGTTTCCACTCTACAAACCAGTTCTTCCGCCTCTCAATGATACTTCATTTGCTGCAAATTTCACAAGCAGACTCCGAAGCTTAGCAAGTTTTCAATTCCCCGCTAATGTCCCCCATAAAGTTGATAAGCGTTTTTTCTTCACAATAGGACTTGGAACAAGCCCCTGTGATCAGCAAAACCATACTTGTCAAGGTCCTAACGGGACCAGGTTTGCAGCTTCTGTTAATAACGTTTCTTTTTCACTCCCAACCACTGCCCTGCTCCAGGCTCACTTCTTTGGGCAGTCAAATGGAATTTATAGCCCCGACTTTCCGAGCAGTCCAAGAATTCCTTTTAACTACACCGGCAACCCACCTAACAACACTATGGTGAGCAATGGGACAAAGATGGTGATTCTGCCTTATAACACTAGCGTGGAGCTTATCATGCAGGATACAAGCATTCTTGGTGCTGAGAGCCACCCTCTCCACCTCCATGGCTTTAATTTCTTTGTGATTGGGCAAGGTTTTGGGAACTTTGATCCAAATAAGGACCCAGCAAACTACAATCTTGCTGATCCTGTTGAAAGAAACACTGTGGGCGTACCTTCGGGAGGTTGGGTGGCCATCCGGTTCCAAGCAGATAACCCAG GTGTATGGTTCATGCATTGCCACCTTGAGATCCACACGAGCTGGGGTTTAAAGATGGGTTGGGTTGTCTTGGATGGAAAACTCCCAAACCAGAAGCTGCTTCCTCCTCCGGCAGATCTTCCCAAGTGTTGA